ACAGGCACGCATAGCCGCCAGTGGTTCGCCAGTGGCTCCGGGGCCTATGGCGGCCGTGCCGTGTGCATGCTGTTGTCGTGGAGACACTTCAGGCGGGCGGGCTCGACGCAAGAGTTCTCGCGCAACTGCTCGAAAAGTTGCTTGTGGCCGCTCGAGGGGCTCTGCCGCGTCGCGGGCGGCAAGGCGCCAGGGGGTCAGGTGCCGAGCGAGTAGCGGGAGGCGCGCGCCACCCGCAAGGCGAGGCCGCCGATGGGGTTGTAGAGCGGCGCGTCGTCGGCCAGGTCAATGGTGTGGACGAGCACGGCGGCGCGGCCCGCCGGGGCCCGGCGCGCGATGGTGCCGTCGGGCCGGAGCACGCGGCTGCCGCACCAGGGCCGCTCGCCCGCCGTGTTGTTGGCCACGACCCACAGGAAGCTCTCGGATGCCCGCGTGGCCAGAATGGCCGGCGCCACCCCCCCCATCGCGCGATTGCGCTGCGGCGTGGCCAGGTACGACGACAGGAACACGAGGCGGCAGCCGCGCTTGAGATGCTCGCGCCAGATCTCGGGGAAGCGGAAGTCGAAACAGATCAGCAGGCCGAACCGGATGCCGTTGATCGTGTGCGTGACGAGGCGGCGGCCGGGGGCGTAGTGCAGGCGGTCGCGCGGCATCAGGAAGCACTTGTCGTAGCGCTTCACGATGCGTCCCGTGGGGGCGATGAGGTAGAGCGAATTGTAGGGCTTGGCAACTGTGGGCGGGACGTCCCCGTCCCGCGACACGCGGCGTGGGGACACGCCGCCCACATGCGCGGAGCCGAGGATCGTCCACACGCCCAGCTCCGCTGCCAGGTCGCGGATGCGGCGGGTCTCGTCGGCCAGCACGTTCCACGGATAGCCCTCGAAGCCGGTGAACTGCGAGCCGGCATAGCCCGAGAGCGCGGCTTCGGAGAAGTGGACGATCTCGGCTCCGCGGCGGGCCGCTGCGCGCATCTGGCGTCGGATGGTCGCCCCGTTGCGCCGCACGTCGGGCCCGACGGCGAACTGGCAGGTGGCCACGGTGAGTCGGCCCGTGCGCCCGCTCACGCGATGCCCTCCATGGCGACGTCGTACATGGCGATGAGGTTCTCGGCGCGGCAACTGTTGTCGGCCTCCGTGGTCGAGCCCATGAGGAAGCCCGGATAGGCGTCGCGGACGGCCTGGCGGCAGACCTGGCGTACCTCGTCGGGGGTGCCGTTCGAGAGAAGCTGGCTCATGTCGATGCCGCCGGCGAGGAAAAGGGCGGGGTACTTCGCGCGGCACTCGCGCAGGCTCATCCCCGCCACGGTCTCGAGGGGGTTCAGGCCGTCTATGCCGGCGGCCACCAGGTCGTCCATCACCTCCATCAGATAGCCGTCGGAGTGGAAGAGGCACTGGAAGCCGTGCTCGTGCCAGGCGTCGTTGAGGCGGCGGAGGCGCGGGAAGAACTCGCGGCGCAGCCAGGCCGGCGAGTGGAGGAGCCGCCCCTTGCACGCGATGTCGCCGTAGGTGAGCACGGCGGGCGAGAGGGCGGCGTTGGCGATGGCGTGGGTGAGGGCGATGTGGTGGCGGGTGCAGGCCTCGAGGGCCTCGGAGACGAGGCCGGGCTGGTCGGCCTCGAGATAGGCGAAGAGGTCGAAGCCCAGGCGGTGGCGAATGTCGTCGAGGCCCACGCCCATCTGGGTGTAGAGGTGCACGGTGTCGCCGATGCGGGCCTGCACGTCGGCGAACCAGCGCTCGTGCTGTTCGCGGCGGTCGCGGGGGTTGGCTTCGGCCTTTCGAGCCGCGGCGAGCTGGGCGGCGGTCCACTTCTTCAGCCACTCGGCGGCGCCGGGCACGTCGTCGAAGGGGCGGCGCTCGATCCAGCAGGTCTTGGCGAAGGCGCTCTCGTGGAGCACGAAGCCCTCGGCGTCGGTGAACTCGCGGTCCTCCAGCGGCCCGAACGTCGAGTGGCGGGTGGCGTCGAGCATGCGCGCGATGGCCTTGCCCGTCAGGCGGTCAACGGTCGCGCGGGTCTCGGGGTCGTTGACGAGGGGCGGGAGCTTCTCGCCGCTGAAGTGTTCGATGGCCCGGTCGCACAGCAGAATGTCGTACAGCGGCACGCGGTCCGTCTCTTGCCGCCGCATCGCCCGCTCGACCCGTTCGCGCTTGGTCACGGGGGCTGCCCTCATTCCAGCGACGGGCGGACGACTTGGCCCTCGGCCTGGGCCTCGGTGTTCTCGTAGGCGCCGAAGAAGTCGCTGTTGCAGTCGAGCCACAGGGCGATGCGGCGCAGGTCCTCGGGCGGCAGCGCGAGGTTGTGGTGGCCCTTGGCGAGCATCTGGTAGAGCCGCGAGGCCCGCGCGCCGAACTTGCCGGGAATGGTGCGCGGCGTCTCCCAGCCCACGCCGCCGAAGAAGAAGGCATGCTTCTCGAGGTTCAGGTACGAGGTGTACCAGCGGTTCGGGTTCTTCTTCCAGTCGCCGGCCCGCAGGTCGGGCGGCTTGGGCGCAGGGGCGGCGGCCGCGGCCGGCTTCGGCTGTCCGCCCTCCAGCTCATCCAGAATGTCCGGGCGCGCTTTGGGCGGCGCGGCGGCTTCGGCGCCCTGCGCGAGGGCCTGGGTGTGGCAGGCGACGCAGTGCCTGTCGAGCACGGGCTGCACGAGGCGCGGGAAGCTGAAGGGGTTGGACCCCTCGACGTCGGGCTGGATGGGGGAGGGCGGCCGCGTCATGGCCAGCGGCACGCGGTCGAGGGACTTGCGCGAGCCGCGCTGGTCGTGGCAGCCCTGGCACGTGAGGGTTTCGCCGGGGTGCACGTAGAGGTCGCTGCGCATGGACTGGACGGCGAGGCCGCGCTCGTCGAGGGCCTGGAGGAAGACGGGGCGGCACACGGGGAGCTCGAAGTAGGCGCTGCCGTCGCGCTCGACGGGCACGGTGCCGAGCACGGCGCGGGCGTTCTTCTGGCCGCCGTAGCCGATGCGGGGCCCGTCGGCCGAGGGGGTGCTCTTGGGCAGCACCTGGATGATGCGCAGCGCGGCGATGCGCGTGCCCTCGGGCCAGGGGTAGAGGCCGTCGTAGACGTTGACCACGCCCACGGGGGCCGTGCCCATGGCCATGGCGCGGATCGCCTGGAGGTCGGCCTTCCCGCCCCGCTCGCTGTTCGTGGCGACAAGCGTCTCGCTTGTCGTCTCTGCCGTGGCGACAGGCGTCCCGCTTGCCGGCGGACCTGCGAGCGAGACGCTTGCAGCCGCGGCAGAGGCCCCGGGCTTGCCGACGAGGGTGGCGTGCGCGACCACGGGCGGGCGGGGCCTCGGCCGCAGCGGGATGGGGCCGAGGCAGGAGATGGCGGGGTCGCGGTAGAGGAGTTCCTTGTTGCCGAAGGCGTCCACCAGGTAGATCCCGTAGCGGTTCTGGAGCCGCGCGCCGCGGGCGTTGGTGCCCTGTGGGTCGTAGACGCACAGGTGGAACTCCTCGCTGAGGGGCCAGGCGGTGGCATAGGCCACCTCGCCGCCGCCCTCGGCCTCGGGGAAGCGCACCTCGGGCGTCAGGCGCTTCACGGGCTGCATCTTGTCGTCGTCGGGCTCGTTGGGGTCCACGAGGACCAGCGAGCCGTAGGCCTGGCCGTGGTGGGCCGAGGCGGTGGCCACGTAGCGAGGGGAGCCGGGGATGGCTCGGACGTTCATCTCCTGGAGCGGGCGGTCGCCCTGGTTCTTCGCCCAGTTGCCCTGGATGGCGCGGGCGTCGCGCCCGTCGGGCGTCGTGATCCACGGGTGATGCGCGTTGTTGAAGCCGCGGTCCACATAGTCCCAGCGGGTGTAGACGATCATCCCCGCGTGGTTCACGCTGGGGTGCCACTCGTTGGTCTCGTGGTAGCTGATGCACGTGATGTCGGAGCCGTCGGGGTTCATCGTGTGGAGGGTGTAGGTGGGCACGGGGCGGCCGTGGCA
This genomic window from Planctomycetota bacterium contains:
- a CDS encoding carbon-nitrogen hydrolase family protein encodes the protein MSGRTGRLTVATCQFAVGPDVRRNGATIRRQMRAAARRGAEIVHFSEAALSGYAGSQFTGFEGYPWNVLADETRRIRDLAAELGVWTILGSAHVGGVSPRRVSRDGDVPPTVAKPYNSLYLIAPTGRIVKRYDKCFLMPRDRLHYAPGRRLVTHTINGIRFGLLICFDFRFPEIWREHLKRGCRLVFLSSYLATPQRNRAMGGVAPAILATRASESFLWVVANNTAGERPWCGSRVLRPDGTIARRAPAGRAAVLVHTIDLADDAPLYNPIGGLALRVARASRYSLGT
- a CDS encoding uroporphyrinogen decarboxylase family protein → MTKRERVERAMRRQETDRVPLYDILLCDRAIEHFSGEKLPPLVNDPETRATVDRLTGKAIARMLDATRHSTFGPLEDREFTDAEGFVLHESAFAKTCWIERRPFDDVPGAAEWLKKWTAAQLAAARKAEANPRDRREQHERWFADVQARIGDTVHLYTQMGVGLDDIRHRLGFDLFAYLEADQPGLVSEALEACTRHHIALTHAIANAALSPAVLTYGDIACKGRLLHSPAWLRREFFPRLRRLNDAWHEHGFQCLFHSDGYLMEVMDDLVAAGIDGLNPLETVAGMSLRECRAKYPALFLAGGIDMSQLLSNGTPDEVRQVCRQAVRDAYPGFLMGSTTEADNSCRAENLIAMYDVAMEGIA
- a CDS encoding NPCBM/NEW2 domain-containing protein, translated to MLSVRLARGLVSFGLALASVVACAAETVWLDELDVSLSECGWEHTRSRKSVGGNPLRAGGRLFERGIGTHPPGSFVINLDGGSTRFTALAAIDDEVGRSGSVEFIIEADGRQRWHSGVLRGGEPPKAIDLDVTGVKLLKLIVTVAGDGYGNDHADWLDAKFEVTGARPKAHTPPVLTEFELLGRELANGLGWSKALADQTFRPDALFFPEDKDPLDVVLRRTRALLARLKTMKGVRDLAPEEAALDAMKARAEKADVKDTEARRRLFDEAVKLRRRIAFANPLLDFDRILFAKKHYYPGGEGTGNHMCDQYFGFMAIHEGGLFVLEKPFSDQPVARDLLANAVCENGRFAGRKLEGGGFLYPDLSYDGQTILFPWTEGENTRYKWTPKSTYHIFSVNADGTGLRQLTDGAWNDLHPCWLPNGRICFISERRGGYGRCHGRPVPTYTLHTMNPDGSDITCISYHETNEWHPSVNHAGMIVYTRWDYVDRGFNNAHHPWITTPDGRDARAIQGNWAKNQGDRPLQEMNVRAIPGSPRYVATASAHHGQAYGSLVLVDPNEPDDDKMQPVKRLTPEVRFPEAEGGGEVAYATAWPLSEEFHLCVYDPQGTNARGARLQNRYGIYLVDAFGNKELLYRDPAISCLGPIPLRPRPRPPVVAHATLVGKPGASAAAASVSLAGPPASGTPVATAETTSETLVATNSERGGKADLQAIRAMAMGTAPVGVVNVYDGLYPWPEGTRIAALRIIQVLPKSTPSADGPRIGYGGQKNARAVLGTVPVERDGSAYFELPVCRPVFLQALDERGLAVQSMRSDLYVHPGETLTCQGCHDQRGSRKSLDRVPLAMTRPPSPIQPDVEGSNPFSFPRLVQPVLDRHCVACHTQALAQGAEAAAPPKARPDILDELEGGQPKPAAAAAPAPKPPDLRAGDWKKNPNRWYTSYLNLEKHAFFFGGVGWETPRTIPGKFGARASRLYQMLAKGHHNLALPPEDLRRIALWLDCNSDFFGAYENTEAQAEGQVVRPSLE